Proteins encoded by one window of Arachis hypogaea cultivar Tifrunner chromosome 1, arahy.Tifrunner.gnm2.J5K5, whole genome shotgun sequence:
- the LOC140183618 gene encoding protein AGENET DOMAIN (AGD)-CONTAINING P1-like, producing MGFITHYRYKTLFRDDAISKPLTETLFTRDIRPSPPKVYSRGEFSLDQAVDAFDNNGWWSGEITGRLGPHHYYVYFRTSNEEIAYPSNKIKVHHEWVNGDWILSQREQPQPQPLRISNNS from the coding sequence atggggtttatcacccaCTACCGTTACAAGACACTCTTTCGTGACGACGCCATTTCTAAGCCGTTAACCGAAACGCTCTTTACGAGGGACATCCGGCCTTCTCCTCCGAAGGTATATTCCCGCGGCGAGTTCTCTCTCGACCAGGCAGTTGATGCCTTCGACAACAACGGTTGGTGGTCCGGCGAGATCACTGGCAGGCTTGGACCTCACCATTACTATGTTTATTTCCGTACATCCAATGAAGAGATCGCTTACCCTTCTAATAAGATTAAGGTTCACCATGAGTGGGTTAACGGCGACTGGATTCTCTCCCAAAGAGAGCAGCCACAGCCACAGCCATTGAGAATTAGCAACAACAGCTAG
- the LOC112737695 gene encoding uncharacterized protein, with protein MELHRSNPGSTAMIDVIPQPESLPLFDKLYISLDACKRGFIAGCRPLIGLDGCFLKGYYGGHLLSAVGQDANNHFFVIAYAVVPNECKDTWGWFLSVLKQDLGDCTELGLNFISDQQKGLALVLKELFPRAHHKNCVLHIWKNFIKHFKDEETKKLVWECARCTTHTELTTAMKKLKRVSAPAWEYMQKFDPAMWCKAYFSHEPKVDNITNTMCEVWNAKIVEHREKPILSMCEGLRCYIMRKMATHKKKLEAHIGPLAPVQHKKLDQFIKPKSHKWRAIWAGDSKRVLFEVHSQNHKVGVNLHKRTCTCNVWQLTGMPCRHVVAAVAKMGLKAEDFVHKWLTMEAIRATYSYCIKPVNSEEYWIPTNAPRPLPLTIKRAAHRPKMKRRADPVEREMSTTKAKKTFVVTCSKCGQTGHYYKTCPNAAQDPNWKPMTKKERRAQKKTTTHKSSTDPATSTDPATNTAPSTNTDQPSGKNSNDNPPIVREKQQIVRPPAPSFVLLPIPAPEPT; from the exons ATGGAACTACACAGGAGTAATCCAGGGAGCACAGCTATGATTGATGTCATACCTCAGCCAGAGTCGCTGCCACTGTTCGACAAATTGTATATAAGTTTGGATGCATGTAAAAGGGGTTTTATAGCTGGGTGTAGGCCTCTAATTGGGTTGGACGGGTGCTTCCTCAAAGGTTACTATGGTGGACATCTATTATCTGCAGTGGGGCAAGATGCCAACAACCACTTTTTTGTAATTGCGTATGCTGTGGTTCCAAATGAATGCAAAGATACTTGGGGCTGGTTTTTATCAGTATTGAAGCAGGATCTAGGAGATTGCACTGAGTTGGGACTGAATTTTATCTCCGATCAACAAAAG GGGTTGGCATTGGTCTTGAAAGAATTATTTCCGAGAGCTCACCACAAGAATTGTGTACTACATATCTGGAAGAACTTCATCAAGCACTTCAAAGATGAAGAGACGAAGAAATTAGTTTGGGAATGTGCAAGGTGCACCACACACACTGAATTAACTACTGCGATGAAGAAGTTAAAGCGAGTAAGTGCACCAGCATGGGAGTATATGCAAAAATTTGATCCGGCTATGTGGTGTAAGGCGTACTTTAGTCATGAGCCGAAAGTGGACAACATAACTAATACTATGTGTGAAGTGTGGAATGCAAAGATTGTGGAGCATAGGGAAAAGCCTATTCTAAGCATGTGTGAAGGGCTGCGGTGCTACATAATGAGAAAGATGGCAACGCACAAGAAGAAGTTGGAGGCTCATATTGGACCACTTGCACCAGTCCAACATAAGAAGTTGGATCAATTTATCAAGCCTAAGAGTCATAAATGGAGAGCTATATGGGCTGGTGATTCGAAAAGAGTCCTCTTTGAGGTTCATTCTCAAAACCATAAAGTGGGTGTGAATCTTCACAAGAGGACATGTACATGCAATGTATGGCAGTTGACTG GAATGCCTTGTAGACATGTCGTTGCAGCAGTAGCTAAAATGGGTCTTAAGGCTGAGGATTTCGTGCATAAGTGGCTAACTATGGAAGCCATTAGAGCAACTTATTCATATTGCATTAAACCAGTCAATAGTGAAGAGTACTGGATACCTACTAATGCACCAAGGCCACTGCCTCTCACTATCAAGAGAGCTGCTCATAGAcctaagatgaagagaagagccGATCCAGTTGAGAGAGAGATGAGCACCACCAAGGCGAAGAAGACATTCGTTGTTACTTGCTCTAAGTGTGGCCAAACAGGCCATTACTACAAGACATGTCCGAATGCAGCACAAGATCCCAATTGGAAGCCTATGACTAAAAAGGAGAGACGAGCACAGAAGAAGACAACAACTCACAAATCATCAACTGATCCAGCAACAAGCACTGATCCAGCAACAAACACTGCTCCATCCACGAACACTGACCAG CCTTCAGGAAAAAACTCCAATGACAACCCTCCAATAGTTAGGGAGAAGCAGCAGATTGTTAGGCCTCCAGCTCCATCTTTCGTGCTTCTACCCATACCAGCACCGGAGCCAACCTGA